The genomic interval AGCAAATTCATGACTGATCCAGTTCGTATTCTTGTAAAGCGTGATGAATTGACTCTGGAGGTAGTCCCGCTTCCATGATTCCATgattaattttcttgtttaaGGGCTAAAGGGTGTAAATGAAAGGGGTGGTAGGGGTAACGGAAGTGCTAGATTTATGAGCATGCATTTTCATTCAAACTCATCAACTTTTTGGTAAATAAAGAATGTACGAGAATTTTGGCTTTGTTAATctcaaaatattgattaaacAAACTCTCTATTTTCCATGTCAAATCTTCAAGCAGTCCCACCTATCTTAACAGGGACCTTGGCTTTCCAGGTTCTCAAAATGTATCAGAAATTGTTGTTTTGGTTCTTGTTTTATAATAGTCATTATATCTTTTGACAGGGCATCAAACAATTCTTTGTTGCGGTTGAGAGAGAGGAGTGGAAATTTGATACTCTCTGTGATTTGTATGATACCCTCACTATTACTCAGGCTGTTATCTTCTGTAACACGAAGAGGAAGGTAACCTTTAGGcttttttttgataatttgcTATATTAGCTACTTCGGGCACCAAGGTTTTTCCTGATTAAGTTtgcttgtatttttatttttgaaagccTTTGTTATTTAAAAACATCCTAAATCCTGATTAAAAAATTTGCTGGCACATTTTGCATTTTATCATATTCCTTTATGATCTGTCATTTTgtcaatatattatttagaaaaatcataCTTGATGGCTAATATTAATTGCGTGGATTCTAGAAAAGTGTCTCCATGGGTTATAGGAATTATGCGTGGATTGAACCTACAGTACTTGTTAATATCTGCATTTTGCTAGAGGAAAGACTGGCATGTCTGATTACCAGTCTAAACCTTTTGAAATTTAATGGAAAACCCATGTGTTGGGGATTAATAGTTGCTCGGCTGAGCATTTCATTCCACTGTTTTCATGTT from Primulina huaijiensis isolate GDHJ02 unplaced genomic scaffold, ASM1229523v2 scaffold206068, whole genome shotgun sequence carries:
- the LOC140966411 gene encoding eukaryotic initiation factor 4A-3-like, whose product is MLSRGFKDQIYDVYRYLPPELQVVLISATLPNEILEITSKFMTDPVRILVKRDELTLEGIKQFFVAVEREEWKFDTLCDLYDTLTITQAVIFCNTKRKVDWLTAKMRENN